One region of Peribacillus simplex genomic DNA includes:
- a CDS encoding IseA DL-endopeptidase inhibitor family protein: MKKISGVLLSIIILFFTLSGQVTAKTSSQNLSDANALKIADNASKHFWNALHGYKTRSCSQKTFNYKGTEYSYICQEFNTKDKLTAYLAETFTNNAVEKGLTKYNYITYKGKLARPVGDGFSMLEWKKAKIKLVYQKQNVRSYNLTVPTVDGESVKRTVTFYKSGSAWKVNQFDAVQ; the protein is encoded by the coding sequence ATGAAAAAAATTTCAGGTGTGCTATTATCCATTATCATTTTATTTTTCACATTAAGTGGTCAGGTTACCGCCAAAACGTCATCACAGAATTTATCTGATGCAAATGCATTAAAGATAGCCGATAATGCCAGCAAACATTTTTGGAATGCTTTACATGGGTACAAAACCCGATCATGTTCACAAAAAACTTTCAATTATAAAGGGACAGAGTATTCATACATTTGCCAAGAGTTTAATACAAAAGATAAATTGACTGCCTACCTGGCAGAGACATTTACTAATAATGCAGTTGAAAAAGGACTGACTAAATATAATTACATTACCTATAAAGGGAAATTAGCACGTCCAGTCGGAGATGGCTTTAGCATGTTAGAGTGGAAAAAAGCCAAAATTAAATTGGTCTATCAAAAACAAAACGTTAGGTCATACAATTTAACTGTACCTACAGTCGACGGTGAGTCAGTAAAAAGAACGGTTACCTTTTATAAGTCCGGTTCCGCTTGGAAAGTCAATCAGTTCGATGCAGTTCAATAA
- a CDS encoding sporulation protein → MILRKSLLLLGIGSAQIDLILPKNTYKSGELINGYFLIKGGTQEQRIRRIECDLIMDTHSTGMENTLKTSTILASSEIESGESNEIPFNFSLPILKEPYKRGVSYRLKTRLILDEGIIGKDDDWILIDSE, encoded by the coding sequence TTGATACTTAGAAAATCTTTGTTACTTTTAGGGATAGGTTCTGCACAAATAGATTTAATCCTTCCAAAAAATACGTATAAATCAGGTGAATTAATAAACGGCTATTTCTTGATTAAGGGTGGTACCCAGGAGCAAAGAATAAGGAGGATCGAATGTGATTTAATTATGGATACTCATTCTACGGGAATGGAAAATACCCTTAAGACGAGCACCATTTTAGCTTCAAGTGAGATTGAGTCAGGGGAAAGCAATGAAATTCCTTTTAACTTTAGTCTTCCTATATTGAAGGAGCCTTATAAGCGAGGGGTTTCCTATCGCCTTAAAACAAGACTTATATTGGATGAAGGTATAATAGGAAAGGATGATGATTGGATCTTAATCGATTCTGAATAA
- a CDS encoding mechanosensitive ion channel family protein: MEILNFTERALDYLKEFLLMRLFILTLLLLAVYYILNKMVEWFFKRSDFFEEEVEKTIQGVTRSSLRYGIVLIFLIYLIGQFIDIKGILAGAGIVGIVIGFAAQQMLKDILLGFVRLSDNEFRVGNFVTFNGTSSGTVEEIGIRFMQIREWSGKLLTIPHSEIRTIQNFNKGRMRIIERITVSYQENPEKVKRLLEDICIISNDKYGENLLRLEDGTPEEDFRYIGITDLNPNLKYVGYELCIVGLVKPEHYFETARNVRFEMMAALHEHQILMPSSHLLVQANPNHERMLEN, translated from the coding sequence ATGGAAATCTTGAATTTTACTGAGCGTGCTTTGGATTATTTGAAGGAATTCTTATTAATGAGGCTGTTTATATTAACTTTACTGTTATTGGCGGTATATTATATTTTGAATAAAATGGTCGAATGGTTCTTTAAAAGATCTGATTTTTTTGAGGAAGAAGTGGAAAAAACGATACAGGGGGTAACTCGTTCCAGTCTCAGGTACGGCATAGTTTTGATTTTCCTCATTTATCTGATTGGGCAGTTCATTGATATAAAAGGAATTTTAGCAGGAGCGGGGATCGTGGGAATCGTTATCGGATTTGCCGCTCAGCAAATGCTTAAGGATATTTTATTGGGATTTGTAAGGCTTTCAGATAATGAATTTCGTGTAGGGAATTTTGTGACATTCAATGGGACAAGTTCCGGAACCGTAGAGGAAATCGGTATCAGGTTCATGCAGATCAGAGAATGGTCAGGAAAATTGCTGACCATCCCACACAGTGAAATCAGGACGATTCAAAATTTCAATAAAGGTAGAATGCGAATCATTGAACGCATTACAGTAAGTTACCAGGAAAATCCTGAAAAGGTAAAACGGCTGTTGGAGGATATATGTATTATCAGTAATGATAAGTATGGTGAAAACCTTCTAAGGCTAGAGGATGGTACACCCGAAGAGGATTTTAGATACATAGGCATTACGGATTTAAATCCGAATCTTAAATATGTGGGATATGAACTATGCATAGTGGGGCTTGTAAAACCTGAACATTACTTTGAAACAGCAAGAAATGTCAGGTTTGAGATGATGGCTGCTTTACATGAGCATCAAATTCTTATGCCATCTTCCCATTTACTTGTACAGGCGAATCCGAATCATGAACGTATGCTAGAGAACTGA